CCCACACGGATGTTTCCCAATGACATCGTTCCAGAAAAAGTTGAATGTATTTGCCCTTCCAGTTATTTGGGATGGTTATCTCCTTTTGATACCAGGCCATTCCGACATAATGCTTGTTGAGTTGCAGCCAGAATGGAATTTTTATTTGCCCTGCCTTCCTGTATTTTTCATATTCCGGAGAGGTAAACCATGAGCTATCCACAATCTGCCCGGTCCATTCCGTTTTTACTGAAATATCATCACCTTTGATATTGGTTGCCATGGAACCCGGCAACAGTACAGTCTCTTCAAACCGACTATTATACCATTTTTCCTGAATTCCCTTAGATCCGGGATCTGTTTTAAATGACCATTTGCCTGAAAGGTCGATCCCTCCTGTTTGTTTGCAGCCAAAAAGGCCCGTGCATACCAAAATCAATAAGCAAAAACTCTTTTTCATATTTTTATCTGATATGATTTTGATCCAAGCCCGGCATTCAAAGCATGTTAGGTTCTTTCAGAATTCCCTTTCTGTAGAAGTCTCTGAATTAATTACCGGTCGAATGAAATTACAAAAAAATGCGATAAACCGGTGCTGACCTAAATCATCATAAAAAAAATAGTTGCACAAAAGGTATTTTCTATTTTTACAAACCGGTATTTAAGCCGACCAAGATTATGTGTAAATTTCTTTTCTCTCTCTTCCTGCTGTTTTCACCTATGCTTTATTCAATAGCAGGTTCCACGATCCGGGTTGTCCAGGTCAGTGACGTTCAGCTGGGTTTTACAGAAGCCCATGCGAAGGAAACCGGCAAAATTGCTGAAACAGGCCTTGATGACAAGTATTTCATGAAAGCTGTGGAATTGATAAACAATCTTCAGCCTGCAGCCAACCTGGTTGTGAACACGGGAGATATGGTAAATGATCCTGCAAACGAAGAGCTGTGGCAACAATACAAAACAATTTCGCAAAGATTAAATCCTCCTGTTTATGAGGTAATGGGAAATCACGATGGCTGGAGTGAAAAAGGAATCCAGGACTACCGTAAGCATACGGGCAGGAATGATTTTTATACATTCACTCTGAAAAACTGTCGTTTTATCGTGCTGAACAGCTGGTACCTGAAAGAACCGGAAAAAAACAGTGGGGCCGCCTCAGAACAAAAAAAATTCCTCGAAAAAGTTCTTCGGAAAGACAGGTCCGCATTCAGGGTAATCATGCTTCATCATCCGGTTTTTATTGAGCGTCCGGATGAAAATGATGCCTATTTTAATCTTCCGTTAAAAGAAAGGCAGTGGCTCCTCGATTTAGCTGTAAAGTATAAGGTAAAGCTTATTCTGTCGGGGCACAGTCACCGGAATATAATTAAAACATACAGGGATTCGGTTACCCTGATCACTACCGGACCTGTAAGTGAACCGCTCGGACTTAACGATGACCAAACCCCTTCGAAAAGAGGATTTCGGATTATCGATATCGATCCTGAAACAGGCACATTTACCCATGAATACATTACCCTTCCACAGGCTGAAAAAAAAGAAACGGCGAACTCCTTTTCCTTTATCTTTTTAGGTGATCTCCACTTTGATAAACCCGGGCATCACGATATGGATTGGGTACTTCGTACTCATCCTGCAGACACATCACAAATCAGGCATTATTGTTTTACGACTAAATACCATCTGCCGGTACTGTACAATGAGATTGGTGCCATAACACGAAAAGATGCATCGTTTGTTGTTCAAACCGGCGATTTTACCGAAGGACTTTGCGGAAATTACAGACTGGCTGCACTTCAGTTGAATGAGTTCGTGCATTACACCGAGAACATGATCCATGTTCCTTTTATGGTAAGCAAGGGAAATCATGACATTACCGGACCGGGAGCTGATTCAGCCTATAAAGAGGTAATTCTACCCTTTGTATCAAGGCAATCAGGAAATAAAATTACAAGTTCGAGATATGTCTATTTAAAAGACGAGGCTGTTTTCTTCTTTTACGACAGTTACGACAGGACCTCTCTGCCCTGGCTTGCCAGCCAGATGAAAAAATACGCCGATATTCCCCTGAAGTTTGTTGTTATGCATGAACCTGTGGTGCCCATTAATGCCAGGTCTGAATGGGTTGAATTTTCAAGGCCGGAAGAAAAAAAGGATCATGATGACCTCCTTGAATTGCTGGGTGACAACCGGGCTATAGTTCTGGCAGGTCATTTACATGCATATGGAATAATAGAGCGGGAAACTTCGCACGGCCGGTTTGTTCAGTTGTCGGGATCATCAGTGTTAGACAACACTGAACAGGTTCCCGGCAAGGCTCTTTCGGGAGTTGAGAACTACGGACCTTCCCTTACAGAGCTCGAACCGGGTTTTTCTCCTTCCGACCGTGAACGACGAAAAGAAAAGTTATCAAAGGAAAAACCTTATGTCCGGCATTTTGAATATGGGGATATTCAGGGCTATATATTAATTCATGTAGCCGGAAACAAGGTCACCGCCGATATTTATAGCGGAACGGGATTAAAAAGGTGGAAAACTGTGGATATTACGTCTCTTTTATCAAATTAACGAAGATAATTATCAAAGTGCTCGGGCAGCCTGAGTATCTCATCAAACGTAAGCTGGAAATTCTTTGACAGGCTCTCACTGTACTTCAACCTGAATTTATTGAATTCGGATATGGCCCTTGAGCTGTTTTTCAGAATATACAGTGATTTTATTTTGTACACCATCGCTGATTCAT
The window above is part of the Bacteroidales bacterium genome. Proteins encoded here:
- a CDS encoding metallophosphoesterase, whose product is MCKFLFSLFLLFSPMLYSIAGSTIRVVQVSDVQLGFTEAHAKETGKIAETGLDDKYFMKAVELINNLQPAANLVVNTGDMVNDPANEELWQQYKTISQRLNPPVYEVMGNHDGWSEKGIQDYRKHTGRNDFYTFTLKNCRFIVLNSWYLKEPEKNSGAASEQKKFLEKVLRKDRSAFRVIMLHHPVFIERPDENDAYFNLPLKERQWLLDLAVKYKVKLILSGHSHRNIIKTYRDSVTLITTGPVSEPLGLNDDQTPSKRGFRIIDIDPETGTFTHEYITLPQAEKKETANSFSFIFLGDLHFDKPGHHDMDWVLRTHPADTSQIRHYCFTTKYHLPVLYNEIGAITRKDASFVVQTGDFTEGLCGNYRLAALQLNEFVHYTENMIHVPFMVSKGNHDITGPGADSAYKEVILPFVSRQSGNKITSSRYVYLKDEAVFFFYDSYDRTSLPWLASQMKKYADIPLKFVVMHEPVVPINARSEWVEFSRPEEKKDHDDLLELLGDNRAIVLAGHLHAYGIIERETSHGRFVQLSGSSVLDNTEQVPGKALSGVENYGPSLTELEPGFSPSDRERRKEKLSKEKPYVRHFEYGDIQGYILIHVAGNKVTADIYSGTGLKRWKTVDITSLLSN